One window of the Brevibacterium limosum genome contains the following:
- a CDS encoding DNA-3-methyladenine glycosylase I, whose product MDDETQASPSGAAVIGDDGLARTPWAYGDAMLLDYYDSEWGLPIHDEAGLFERMSLEGFQAGLSWLTILKKRDRFREVFAGFDPDAVARFGEAEVDTLLTDPGIIRHRGKIGACINNAARVIELREDGGLDAFLWSFQPEQTPRPRAVAEIPTTGPESVALSKALKKRGFRFVGPTTMYALMEAIGMVDTHLLDSHRRGASGVWSE is encoded by the coding sequence ATGGACGACGAAACACAGGCGAGCCCCTCCGGCGCAGCCGTCATCGGCGATGACGGACTGGCCCGCACACCGTGGGCCTATGGCGACGCGATGCTGCTGGACTACTACGACAGCGAATGGGGCCTGCCCATCCACGACGAAGCGGGACTGTTCGAGCGGATGAGCCTCGAAGGATTCCAGGCCGGACTGTCGTGGCTGACGATTCTGAAGAAGCGGGACCGGTTCCGCGAAGTCTTCGCCGGATTCGACCCCGATGCCGTCGCCCGCTTCGGTGAAGCCGAGGTCGACACGCTGCTGACCGATCCGGGGATCATCCGTCACCGCGGCAAGATCGGAGCCTGCATCAACAACGCCGCCCGCGTGATCGAACTGCGTGAAGACGGCGGACTCGATGCGTTCCTGTGGTCGTTCCAGCCGGAGCAGACACCTCGACCGCGCGCCGTCGCCGAGATCCCGACGACGGGACCGGAATCCGTGGCACTGTCGAAGGCACTGAAGAAGAGGGGATTCCGCTTCGTCGGACCCACCACGATGTATGCGCTGATGGAGGCCATCGGCATGGTCGATACGCACCTGCTCGACTCCCACCGCCGAGGCGCCTCCGGAGTGTGGTCGGAATGA
- the betT gene encoding choline BCCT transporter BetT, protein MSASVDTPPGEPKGEAKGKAKPSLPPVNRRVFIAAALVALAITVWALISPANAEGVLGAVVGWTSDWFGWFYVLLVLAVLVFVIYLAASRYGNTKLGPEHSKPEFGLVAWASMLFAAGISTDLMFFAVAEPVTMYLTPPSTEPETVAAARESTVWALFHYGLSGWGLYALMGMALAYFAYRMNMPLAIRSALAPIFGKRVHGALGETVDFAALLGTIFGVATSLGIGVVMVNVGLNTVFGIPIGTATQVGIVVVGVGVATLSAVSGVDKGIKFLSILNVVLAIALSLWVLVAGNTKFLLNALVLNVTDFVRLFPNMAGQTFAFEDTGTWMTDWTLFFWAWWIAFASFVGLFLARISRGRTIRQFVLGTLTIPFIYIFMWISIYGNSALDIIRSGDKEFGEQTILNPEGGFYELLSRYPAFAFIAGLATLTALLFYVTTADSAALVMANLSSNLRNPQEDGRAGLRIFWALATGALTVAMLLVGGIGALQNATVIMGLPFAFVVILVMIGLYKALRVEANRVDSVDTSLPGSLARRSRGPGHENWQRQLGRVLSFPNQARAEEFEQKVLIPTLNEVAEEMEGRGISSRCGRIDSEGVFVDDGELFQFEVDGEGEYPFRYQVWPHKVSVPSFGGMVPRGTGEDYYRMEVYLDGGTGQGYDIMGFSKEQIIDDVLDQYERHVEFLQLQENIIHRDD, encoded by the coding sequence ATGTCAGCATCAGTCGACACCCCGCCGGGTGAACCGAAGGGAGAAGCGAAGGGCAAGGCGAAGCCGTCGCTGCCGCCCGTGAACAGACGGGTGTTCATCGCCGCAGCTCTGGTGGCGCTCGCCATCACCGTTTGGGCTCTCATCTCACCGGCCAACGCCGAGGGAGTCCTCGGTGCCGTCGTCGGCTGGACCTCCGATTGGTTCGGCTGGTTCTACGTCCTCCTCGTCCTCGCCGTCCTCGTCTTCGTCATCTACCTGGCGGCCTCCCGCTACGGAAACACGAAGCTCGGCCCCGAACACTCGAAGCCCGAATTCGGCCTCGTCGCCTGGGCGTCGATGCTCTTCGCTGCCGGCATCAGCACCGACCTCATGTTCTTCGCCGTGGCCGAACCGGTCACGATGTACCTCACCCCGCCGAGCACCGAACCCGAAACAGTCGCCGCGGCCCGCGAATCCACTGTGTGGGCGCTCTTCCACTACGGTCTGAGCGGTTGGGGCCTCTACGCACTCATGGGCATGGCGCTTGCCTATTTCGCCTACCGGATGAACATGCCGCTGGCGATCCGTTCGGCGCTGGCCCCGATCTTCGGCAAACGCGTCCACGGGGCGCTCGGTGAGACCGTCGACTTCGCGGCACTGCTGGGCACGATCTTCGGTGTGGCCACCTCGCTGGGCATCGGCGTCGTCATGGTCAACGTCGGCCTCAACACGGTCTTCGGGATCCCGATCGGCACCGCCACCCAGGTCGGCATCGTCGTCGTCGGCGTCGGCGTCGCCACTCTGTCGGCAGTCTCGGGCGTGGACAAGGGAATCAAGTTCCTGTCGATCCTCAACGTCGTCCTCGCCATTGCGCTGAGCCTGTGGGTGCTCGTGGCCGGAAATACGAAGTTCCTGCTCAATGCCCTCGTCCTCAACGTCACCGACTTCGTCCGCCTGTTCCCGAACATGGCCGGACAGACCTTCGCCTTCGAAGACACCGGAACATGGATGACCGACTGGACCCTGTTCTTCTGGGCCTGGTGGATCGCATTCGCCTCGTTCGTCGGACTCTTCCTCGCCCGCATCTCCCGCGGACGCACCATCCGCCAGTTCGTTCTGGGCACCCTGACGATCCCGTTCATCTACATCTTCATGTGGATCTCGATCTACGGAAACTCCGCTCTCGACATCATCCGCAGCGGTGACAAGGAATTCGGCGAGCAGACGATCCTCAATCCCGAGGGCGGGTTCTACGAGCTGCTCTCGCGCTACCCGGCGTTCGCCTTCATCGCCGGTCTGGCCACGCTCACCGCGCTGCTGTTCTACGTCACCACGGCGGACTCCGCGGCCCTGGTGATGGCGAACCTGTCGTCGAACCTGCGCAACCCGCAGGAGGACGGGCGCGCCGGTCTGCGCATCTTCTGGGCGCTGGCGACCGGAGCCCTGACGGTGGCGATGCTGCTCGTCGGGGGCATCGGCGCCCTGCAGAACGCGACGGTGATCATGGGCCTGCCCTTCGCCTTCGTCGTCATCCTCGTCATGATCGGCTTGTACAAGGCGCTGCGGGTCGAAGCGAACCGTGTCGACAGCGTCGATACGAGCCTGCCCGGATCGCTGGCGCGTCGTTCCCGCGGGCCCGGTCACGAGAACTGGCAGCGCCAGCTCGGTCGGGTGCTGTCCTTCCCGAATCAGGCCCGAGCCGAGGAGTTCGAGCAGAAGGTCCTCATCCCCACCCTCAACGAGGTGGCCGAAGAGATGGAAGGCCGCGGAATCTCCTCCCGCTGCGGTCGCATCGATTCCGAAGGCGTGTTCGTCGACGACGGCGAGCTCTTCCAGTTCGAGGTCGACGGAGAAGGGGAGTACCCCTTCCGCTACCAGGTGTGGCCGCACAAGGTCAGCGTGCCGTCGTTCGGTGGAATGGTCCCGCGCGGAACCGGTGAGGACTACTACCGGATGGAGGTCTACCTCGACGGCGGCACCGGTCAGGGCTACGACATCATGGGCTTCTCGAAGGAGCAGATCATCGATGACGTGCTCGACCAGTACGAACGCCACGTCGAATTCCTCCAGCTGCAGGAGAACATCATCCACCGCGATGACTGA
- a CDS encoding integrase: MTTETEFDVDDYLELYSSARKKDKGWILDEVMILTGWSRDHARRRLAAFRVGEDAAGYDDESAEQSRSRCCKYSPESRALLVRIWEWSGYQSGKYLAAVMPQLLDAAERHGALVPDREGYSLEVRAELLAVSPASIDRYLRTARAEDFRDRRVSTKRFTSPSEDFVDFASGPNECEPGFFLVDTIAHAGPTRASNCVFTISASCLHTGWVFTRSLADNAPESMVELLQWSLDEVQGIPFWVNAIELSNADGAVHEAADRWARSLDIHFSPVLKDPRRDRLPEASRHQHLVHEYGNIRRYDTDEARSALNELWRAVDNRLNYFTPTRKPAGWTDGGHGEQRRIYDEPSTPFERLRAAGVMSANQESELSEYADGLDPARLTEEITFWQKRLQELAD; encoded by the coding sequence GTGACAACAGAAACAGAATTCGATGTCGATGACTATCTTGAGTTGTATTCGTCGGCGCGGAAGAAGGACAAAGGGTGGATCCTCGACGAAGTCATGATCCTCACCGGGTGGTCGCGTGACCATGCACGGCGCCGGTTGGCTGCCTTCCGCGTCGGTGAAGACGCCGCCGGGTACGACGATGAGTCCGCCGAACAGTCACGGTCGAGGTGCTGCAAGTACTCACCCGAATCACGTGCACTCCTCGTTCGGATCTGGGAATGGTCGGGGTATCAGAGCGGCAAGTACCTGGCCGCGGTGATGCCGCAGCTGCTCGATGCGGCAGAACGCCACGGCGCACTGGTGCCTGACCGTGAGGGATACAGCCTCGAGGTCCGTGCCGAACTGCTTGCCGTCAGCCCGGCGTCGATCGACCGGTACCTGCGCACCGCGCGAGCCGAGGACTTCCGAGACCGCAGAGTGTCGACTAAACGGTTCACCAGTCCCAGCGAAGACTTCGTCGACTTCGCTTCGGGACCGAACGAGTGCGAACCGGGATTCTTCCTCGTCGACACCATCGCCCATGCGGGACCGACCCGAGCCTCGAACTGTGTCTTCACGATCAGTGCCTCCTGTCTGCACACCGGCTGGGTCTTCACCCGCAGTCTTGCCGACAACGCTCCGGAGTCCATGGTGGAGCTGCTGCAGTGGTCACTCGATGAGGTACAGGGGATTCCCTTCTGGGTCAATGCCATTGAGCTGAGCAATGCTGATGGCGCCGTCCATGAGGCGGCCGATCGGTGGGCACGCAGCCTGGACATCCATTTCAGTCCGGTGCTCAAAGACCCCCGCCGCGATCGGCTTCCGGAAGCGTCGCGACATCAGCACCTCGTCCACGAGTACGGCAACATCCGCCGCTACGACACCGACGAGGCCCGATCTGCGCTCAACGAGCTCTGGCGCGCCGTCGACAACCGTCTCAACTACTTCACCCCCACACGCAAACCCGCGGGGTGGACAGACGGCGGTCACGGCGAGCAGCGCCGCATCTACGACGAGCCGAGCACCCCGTTCGAGCGTCTGCGCGCAGCCGGGGTCATGTCGGCGAACCAGGAGAGCGAACTCAGCGAGTATGCGGACGGTCTCGACCCGGCCAGGCTGACCGAGGAGATCACTTTCTGGCAGAAGCGTCTGCAGGAGCTGGCCGACTGA
- a CDS encoding NAD-dependent succinate-semialdehyde dehydrogenase: MTTTMYRVTNPATGEVAEEFPTNTDSEILAALDRSATAFTEWGRTPVADRAAILTRVSEIYAERAEELAEVIQLEMGKSVPEGKGEVQLSSMIYKYFADNAEAFMADEPLRGPKDATAMIRRKPVGSLLGIMPWNFPYYQVARFAAPNLALGNTILLKHAPQCPRSAQIMEEIFIEAGLPEGAYINIYASNEQVADIILPDPRNHGVSLTGSERAGAAVAAEAGKNLKKVVLELGGSDPYILLDSADVTASAKTFFRTRMGNTGQACNSPKRMIVMDDLYDDFVASITEEAKKSTPATPGEEGSRLSPLSSTAAAERFVEQVQDTVSQGATLHAGGKRYDGGGAYVEPVVLTDVKKGMRGYYEELFGPAVIVYRVGSEEEAVELANDTPFGLGAAVFSGDIERAERVGAQIDSGMVFLNAPEGTREFLPFGGVKRSGVGRELGPLAMDEFVNKQLVYKQH; this comes from the coding sequence ATGACCACCACCATGTACCGTGTGACCAACCCGGCGACCGGCGAAGTCGCCGAAGAGTTCCCCACCAACACCGATTCCGAGATCCTCGCCGCACTCGACCGCTCCGCCACGGCCTTCACCGAGTGGGGCCGGACCCCGGTGGCCGACCGCGCCGCCATCCTCACCCGCGTGTCCGAGATCTACGCCGAGCGCGCCGAGGAGCTCGCCGAGGTCATCCAGCTCGAAATGGGCAAGTCCGTGCCCGAGGGCAAGGGCGAGGTCCAGCTCAGCTCGATGATCTACAAGTACTTCGCCGACAACGCCGAAGCCTTCATGGCCGATGAGCCCCTGCGCGGGCCCAAGGACGCCACCGCGATGATCCGCCGCAAGCCCGTCGGATCGCTGCTGGGCATCATGCCGTGGAACTTCCCCTACTACCAGGTCGCCCGCTTCGCCGCCCCGAATCTGGCCCTGGGCAACACGATCCTGCTCAAGCACGCCCCGCAGTGCCCGCGCTCGGCGCAGATCATGGAAGAGATCTTCATCGAAGCCGGCCTGCCCGAAGGCGCCTACATCAACATCTACGCGAGCAACGAGCAGGTCGCCGACATCATCCTGCCCGATCCGCGCAACCACGGGGTGTCACTGACCGGATCCGAGCGCGCCGGTGCCGCCGTCGCCGCCGAGGCGGGCAAGAACCTCAAGAAGGTCGTCCTCGAACTCGGCGGATCCGACCCCTACATCCTCCTCGACTCCGCCGATGTCACGGCCTCGGCGAAGACCTTCTTCCGTACCCGCATGGGCAACACCGGGCAGGCCTGCAACTCGCCGAAGCGGATGATCGTCATGGACGACCTCTACGACGACTTCGTCGCCTCCATCACCGAGGAGGCCAAGAAGTCCACCCCCGCAACCCCGGGTGAGGAGGGCTCCCGCCTGTCGCCGCTGTCGTCGACGGCCGCGGCCGAGCGCTTCGTCGAGCAGGTCCAGGACACAGTCAGCCAGGGTGCGACCCTGCACGCCGGTGGAAAGCGCTACGACGGGGGCGGCGCCTATGTCGAGCCCGTCGTCCTCACCGATGTGAAGAAGGGAATGCGCGGCTACTACGAAGAGCTCTTCGGGCCCGCCGTCATCGTCTACCGGGTCGGCAGCGAGGAAGAGGCCGTGGAGCTGGCCAATGACACCCCGTTCGGTCTCGGCGCCGCGGTGTTCTCCGGCGATATCGAACGGGCCGAACGCGTCGGCGCCCAGATCGATTCGGGCATGGTCTTCCTCAACGCCCCCGAGGGCACACGCGAATTCCTGCCCTTCGGCGGAGTCAAGCGCTCCGGCGTGGGACGTGAGCTCGGACCGCTGGCCATGGACGAATTCGTCAACAAGCAGCTCGTGTACAAGCAGCACTGA
- a CDS encoding ArsR/SmtB family transcription factor — MSLVEGTGSNESDDVVFKALANSTRRRILDLLRTQPRTTGEVCEEFSDLDRTTVLQHIRVLEGAELVTGRRDGRTRLLALAPLPIKRIHDRWIGEYTRAAVGLLAQLDDDVQQSDTQQR, encoded by the coding sequence ATGTCGCTGGTCGAGGGAACGGGTTCGAACGAATCCGATGACGTGGTGTTCAAAGCACTTGCCAATTCCACCCGTCGACGCATCCTCGATCTGCTGCGGACTCAACCGCGCACGACCGGCGAAGTCTGCGAGGAGTTCTCCGATCTCGATCGCACGACGGTGCTGCAGCATATTCGGGTGCTCGAAGGCGCAGAGCTGGTCACCGGCCGCAGGGACGGACGCACCCGGCTGCTGGCTCTGGCGCCTCTGCCGATCAAACGGATCCACGATCGTTGGATCGGCGAATACACTCGTGCCGCCGTCGGACTGCTGGCGCAGCTCGACGACGACGTGCAGCAGAGCGATACACAGCAGCGCTGA
- a CDS encoding NUDIX hydrolase, with amino-acid sequence MNDIRVSALVLLHPLRPELLMVRKTGTTSFMLPGGKPETGETPEDTIVREIAEELGLDLDRHRLHALGTFSAAAANEAEHRVIGDVFCYDGLPAELDEESIAHLAEIAEAGWFPIDPLPADTDVRQFAPLTRNEVIPALRVAGRSEGGFAD; translated from the coding sequence ATGAACGATATCCGCGTCTCTGCGCTCGTCCTCCTCCACCCGCTGCGCCCGGAGCTGCTCATGGTCCGTAAGACCGGGACCACCTCCTTCATGCTGCCCGGCGGCAAACCCGAAACGGGGGAGACGCCTGAGGACACCATAGTCCGGGAGATCGCCGAGGAACTCGGACTCGATCTGGACCGGCACCGGCTGCACGCGCTGGGCACGTTCTCGGCAGCGGCGGCGAACGAGGCCGAACACCGGGTCATCGGTGACGTGTTCTGCTACGACGGGCTGCCGGCGGAACTCGATGAGGAGAGCATCGCGCATCTGGCCGAGATCGCCGAAGCCGGATGGTTCCCCATCGACCCGCTGCCCGCAGACACCGACGTCCGCCAGTTCGCGCCGCTGACTCGGAACGAGGTCATTCCCGCACTGCGTGTCGCGGGGAGATCGGAGGGTGGCTTCGCCGACTGA
- a CDS encoding short-chain fatty acid transporter produces the protein MSAPKPSTQVNAAASKGIMRPVNRFLEQWIPSALTFAIVLTLIVAVLAFIFTDAGPTAVLTGWGEGLAGLLEFMTQMCLILLLGHILANTGPVRKLLARLARVPGNATFAYVFVFLVAALASLITWGLGLVVGALLAREIAVQSRERRIRVHFPLLVAAGYSGFVVWHMGYSGSGPLTAATPDSFLAESLGGQTIPVSETIFAGWNLLAIAGVIVVCGLLFFLVAPKAGAPVYELPASVSSEKRSQIDEAVVTPADRIDASRVLTLVVGLALVAYLVIHFAQGGGLTLDIVNWSFLALILLLVRNPFELIHLTKEAASNVGEILLQFPLYAGILGIMSSTGLIAVFSDAFVSISNTTTFGVLALLSAGLVNFFVPSGGGQFAVQGPIMLDAANQLGVDPTIAIMAVSYGDQWTNMLQPFWALPVLAIAGLKMRDILGYTVITFLGSGVVMAAALILVSL, from the coding sequence ATGTCGGCACCGAAGCCGTCGACCCAAGTCAACGCCGCAGCCTCAAAAGGGATCATGCGGCCGGTCAACCGATTCCTCGAACAGTGGATTCCCTCGGCACTGACCTTCGCCATCGTTCTCACCCTCATCGTCGCGGTCCTCGCGTTCATCTTCACCGATGCCGGCCCCACCGCCGTCCTCACCGGCTGGGGTGAGGGGCTGGCCGGTCTGCTCGAGTTCATGACGCAGATGTGCCTGATCCTCCTGCTCGGCCACATCCTCGCCAACACCGGACCCGTGCGGAAGCTGTTGGCCCGGCTCGCCCGTGTCCCGGGCAACGCCACCTTCGCCTATGTCTTCGTCTTCCTCGTCGCCGCACTCGCCAGCCTCATCACCTGGGGTCTCGGCCTCGTCGTCGGTGCTCTGCTCGCCCGTGAGATCGCCGTGCAGTCACGCGAACGCCGAATCAGAGTCCACTTCCCGCTGCTCGTCGCCGCCGGGTACTCCGGATTCGTCGTCTGGCATATGGGCTATTCGGGATCGGGCCCGCTGACCGCGGCCACTCCGGACTCGTTCCTCGCCGAATCCCTCGGGGGACAGACGATCCCCGTGTCCGAGACGATCTTCGCCGGTTGGAACCTGCTCGCCATCGCCGGGGTCATCGTCGTCTGCGGTCTCCTCTTCTTCCTCGTCGCGCCCAAGGCCGGTGCCCCTGTCTACGAACTCCCCGCCTCGGTGAGTTCGGAGAAGAGGTCGCAGATCGATGAAGCGGTCGTCACCCCCGCCGACCGCATCGACGCCTCACGTGTGCTCACGCTGGTCGTCGGTCTCGCACTCGTGGCCTACCTCGTCATCCACTTCGCCCAAGGCGGGGGACTGACCCTCGACATCGTCAACTGGTCGTTCCTCGCCCTCATCCTCCTCCTCGTGCGCAACCCGTTCGAGCTCATCCACCTGACGAAGGAGGCGGCGTCGAACGTCGGCGAGATCCTCCTGCAGTTCCCGCTCTACGCCGGAATCCTCGGCATCATGTCCTCGACGGGACTCATCGCCGTGTTCTCCGACGCCTTCGTCTCGATCTCGAACACCACGACCTTCGGCGTCCTCGCCCTGCTCTCGGCCGGACTCGTGAACTTCTTCGTCCCCTCCGGCGGCGGCCAATTCGCCGTGCAGGGCCCGATCATGCTCGATGCGGCCAACCAGCTCGGCGTCGATCCGACGATCGCGATCATGGCAGTGTCCTACGGCGACCAGTGGACGAACATGCTGCAGCCGTTCTGGGCCCTGCCGGTGCTCGCGATCGCCGGGCTGAAGATGCGCGACATCCTCGGCTACACCGTCATCACATTCCTCGGCTCCGGGGTGGTGATGGCTGCCGCGCTGATCCTGGTCTCCCTCTGA
- a CDS encoding helix-turn-helix transcriptional regulator: MSQTAARLLGLLSLLMVPRTWSGTELADRLEVSPRTVRNDIGTLRDIGYSIDGTRGTEGGYRLSSNGAGIPPLMFDADEAVAVAVGLHSGLSCIIGGMQETSALALAKLESILPAAVRARVQSLAHFTVPVVGNQPMPIVDPNLIVTLIDHCRRHERLRFTYRSESADRPPGGSADSGTGDPGTADAGSTDPGTGDIDAADSEAGGLPTSDAASSSPAEEVHLEVEAYRLVNRQHRWHLLAFDPGTGAWRVFSAERIVPKTPSGRSFTPRPLPADDIGDFVERHTTEPRWRHSAEVVVDAPAATVMKRLTSAEGTVEALEDDRCLVTVGGQSLTTMALALARLDVDFTVIDSPELRRCLDRLSLRLGRAADERALPDLAAARTRNAAARGTE, encoded by the coding sequence ATGTCACAGACTGCAGCACGGCTGCTCGGGTTATTGTCACTGCTGATGGTGCCCCGAACCTGGTCGGGAACGGAATTGGCAGATCGTCTGGAAGTGAGTCCGCGGACCGTCCGGAACGATATCGGCACGTTGCGCGATATCGGCTACTCGATCGACGGCACGCGCGGAACCGAGGGCGGCTACCGCCTCTCCTCCAACGGTGCCGGCATCCCGCCGCTCATGTTCGACGCCGATGAGGCGGTGGCGGTCGCCGTCGGCCTCCACTCCGGGCTGAGCTGCATCATCGGCGGGATGCAAGAGACCTCGGCCCTGGCTCTGGCGAAGCTCGAGAGCATTCTGCCCGCCGCGGTCCGAGCACGGGTTCAGAGCCTCGCGCACTTCACTGTTCCGGTCGTCGGCAACCAGCCGATGCCGATCGTCGATCCCAACCTCATCGTCACCCTCATCGACCACTGTCGCCGGCATGAGCGCCTGCGCTTCACGTACCGCAGCGAGTCCGCCGACCGACCGCCCGGCGGCTCCGCCGACTCAGGCACCGGAGACCCTGGCACAGCCGACGCAGGGTCCACCGACCCAGGTACCGGCGACATCGACGCTGCCGATTCCGAGGCCGGTGGTCTTCCGACGTCGGATGCCGCGAGCAGCTCCCCGGCCGAAGAGGTCCACCTCGAAGTCGAGGCCTACCGACTGGTCAACCGTCAGCACCGATGGCACCTGCTGGCCTTCGACCCCGGAACCGGGGCCTGGCGGGTCTTCAGCGCCGAGCGCATCGTGCCGAAGACTCCGAGCGGTCGCAGCTTCACTCCTCGCCCTCTGCCGGCCGACGACATCGGCGACTTCGTCGAACGGCATACGACAGAACCCAGGTGGCGGCATTCGGCCGAGGTTGTCGTCGACGCCCCTGCCGCCACGGTGATGAAGAGACTCACTTCCGCCGAAGGCACAGTCGAAGCCCTCGAAGACGACCGCTGCCTCGTCACCGTCGGCGGGCAGAGCCTGACCACCATGGCCCTGGCGTTGGCTCGCCTGGACGTCGACTTCACCGTCATCGACAGCCCCGAACTCCGCAGATGCCTCGACCGGCTCTCGCTCCGGCTCGGCCGCGCGGCCGATGAGCGTGCGTTGCCCGACCTCGCAGCTGCCCGGACGAGGAATGCGGCTGCCCGCGGAACGGAATAG
- a CDS encoding MFS transporter, translated as MSPDQQPQRTYTPALLGLVWTAMFGFSAFFFSYSTMVTIAATDGLSTVTGGSVLTTMMIGVIAAQPFAPWAGRVFGFRASLMFALVLQFLGQLLGLFVTPPLLALVLAGLCGGVGFGLFVVLANAAVPGTTSPGRIGKALGFFGGITSLAAALGAPLGLWLVETIPIWIFRVIVCACLLLAIPTVLKYVPGRPPRRGKDDAGASESGAGTVGVRAGRNERRSLRKVGRRAGEAFGLVLMLSPFLVGMIVFGIIVGFGPGEDVAVAALFIAGMQISAVIGRFVVGAVSDSFPPFALNILGLVLTAIGLVCAVVFYGAALFIAMLIIGLGLGAMQSASLVMAFASVSSPSRASVAWNMNFDIGLAIAGVVGGLGFTYLGSSSTFLVCALVLLVAGALSWIARTLQMRNTERN; from the coding sequence ATGAGCCCCGATCAACAGCCTCAGCGGACGTACACCCCGGCCCTGCTGGGCTTGGTGTGGACGGCGATGTTCGGGTTCTCCGCCTTCTTCTTCAGCTATTCGACGATGGTGACGATCGCAGCGACGGACGGACTGTCGACCGTCACCGGCGGCTCCGTTCTGACGACGATGATGATCGGTGTCATCGCCGCCCAGCCCTTCGCTCCATGGGCCGGCCGGGTCTTCGGGTTCAGGGCCTCGCTGATGTTCGCTCTTGTGCTGCAGTTCCTCGGCCAACTCCTCGGGCTCTTCGTCACCCCGCCCCTGCTGGCGCTCGTCCTCGCCGGCCTCTGCGGTGGTGTCGGGTTCGGGCTCTTCGTCGTCCTCGCCAATGCGGCGGTTCCCGGAACGACCTCGCCGGGACGGATCGGCAAAGCCCTCGGCTTCTTCGGAGGGATCACGTCCTTGGCGGCGGCCCTCGGGGCTCCGCTGGGACTGTGGTTGGTCGAGACGATTCCGATCTGGATCTTCCGCGTCATCGTCTGTGCCTGTCTGCTCCTGGCCATCCCCACGGTGCTCAAGTACGTACCCGGGCGGCCGCCTCGGCGAGGGAAAGACGATGCGGGAGCATCGGAGAGCGGCGCCGGGACGGTCGGGGTGCGGGCCGGACGCAATGAGAGACGGAGCCTGCGGAAGGTGGGACGCCGTGCGGGGGAGGCCTTCGGACTCGTGCTCATGCTCTCTCCGTTCCTCGTCGGCATGATCGTCTTCGGGATCATCGTCGGCTTCGGACCGGGCGAGGACGTCGCGGTGGCGGCACTGTTCATCGCGGGCATGCAGATCTCGGCGGTCATCGGACGCTTCGTCGTCGGGGCCGTGTCGGACAGCTTCCCGCCCTTCGCGCTCAACATCCTGGGCCTCGTCCTGACGGCGATCGGCCTGGTCTGCGCAGTTGTCTTCTACGGCGCAGCGCTGTTCATCGCGATGCTCATCATCGGTCTGGGGCTGGGCGCCATGCAGTCGGCGAGCCTCGTCATGGCCTTCGCCTCGGTCAGTTCGCCGAGCCGGGCCAGCGTCGCCTGGAATATGAACTTCGACATCGGCCTCGCCATCGCCGGAGTGGTCGGCGGCCTCGGGTTCACCTACCTCGGATCCTCTTCGACCTTCCTGGTGTGCGCCCTGGTGCTGCTGGTTGCCGGGGCCCTGTCCTGGATCGCTCGGACCCTGCAGATGCGCAACACCGAGCGCAACTGA
- a CDS encoding aspartate dehydrogenase domain-containing protein — protein sequence MTSVLLLGFGAIGRHVAQLLSPELGSGTLRLTALVSDRAKHADRPDHGAEVVDVLTPPRQFSDFDVIVECAGVPAAAQLGPAAIAAGRPLVLTSVGALAEPDARAGLLAGPGRLHVTNGAIGGLDVLEAAAQAGGLETARITTSKEATGLIRPWMSEAEADRLRALRPEDGPVTVFTGNPAEAIEKFPANVNIAVALAWATRGLSHSSTDAHLLDASLGRVQVELQAVAGQTQSAHRIRASGSAGDFSFDIRSTPSPENPATSGLTALSVTRTLRSVIAG from the coding sequence ATGACCTCAGTGCTCCTCCTCGGATTCGGCGCCATCGGCCGCCACGTCGCCCAGCTGCTCTCTCCCGAGCTCGGTTCCGGGACGCTCCGACTGACCGCCCTGGTCTCGGACCGGGCCAAGCATGCCGACCGTCCCGATCACGGCGCCGAGGTGGTCGACGTTCTCACTCCGCCGAGGCAGTTCTCCGATTTCGATGTCATCGTCGAATGCGCCGGGGTCCCTGCCGCCGCCCAGCTCGGCCCCGCCGCCATCGCGGCCGGCCGTCCTCTCGTCCTCACCAGTGTGGGAGCCCTGGCCGAGCCCGATGCCCGTGCGGGTCTGCTCGCCGGACCAGGCCGGCTGCACGTGACCAATGGGGCGATCGGCGGACTCGATGTGCTCGAGGCGGCGGCGCAGGCCGGTGGCCTCGAGACCGCCCGGATCACCACGTCGAAGGAGGCGACCGGGCTCATCCGACCATGGATGTCCGAGGCCGAAGCCGACCGGCTGCGTGCCCTTCGCCCCGAGGACGGCCCCGTGACCGTCTTCACGGGCAACCCCGCCGAGGCGATCGAGAAGTTCCCGGCCAACGTCAATATCGCCGTCGCTCTCGCCTGGGCCACTCGCGGGCTGTCCCACAGCAGCACCGATGCCCACCTGCTCGACGCATCCCTGGGACGAGTGCAGGTCGAGCTCCAGGCGGTGGCCGGTCAGACCCAGTCCGCCCACCGGATCCGGGCATCCGGGTCCGCAGGAGACTTCTCCTTCGACATCCGGTCGACTCCCAGCCCCGAGAACCCCGCCACCAGCGGACTCACGGCCCTGTCCGTCACCCGCACCCTGCGCAGCGTGATTGCGGGGTGA